Part of the Citrus sinensis cultivar Valencia sweet orange chromosome 2, DVS_A1.0, whole genome shotgun sequence genome, CTCCTGCTATTGATACAACGGTACCTAGAATTTTAGCCTGACTGCTTCTGCTTCTTATAGCTACCTTTTCCATCCTTCATTTTAGGATACATTAAAAGATGCATAAATATTAGACCAGGATCCAAGTAAACAGCAGaggaccaaaaaaaatttatattcctCACTCCAAAACAACGTGAATAATAGTTATTTCTGAGTTTAGAAAcctcaataattttatcaaatccACATGGCACGGCTAGAATGAACAATgaatattatgttatttacaCAACCGAAAAGCACCTATATTATAAACTATTGCCCTGCCCACCTGAAGAAAACGGCAAGCAGAAATGTAATACCCGGTATCAAGTTGCCCATGGCAGAAGCAAGAGTCGGAGAGCTGTATTTGATACCTGTAATTGCAAATATTTGCACCAAACATATCCTgcaacacaatttttttctttcccatTACTATAACAACATTTCACAGAAAAAAGAACAATCCCATTTCACAATTTGACTAAAATTTGTTACCCGAGTACACCAAGCATGAAGAATTTACAAAGAAGCGAGAAAGTCAATACAGGGCCCTTGCTTCTGAACACATCAAGATTGGGAAAACGAAAATGAGAAgcaaagtaattaaaaacCAAAAGATTTAAAGGATTAAAGGGAGCTCAGTTGTTACCTGTAGGTGTTATAAATGAAGTAATGCAGGAGGATGAAGGTGCCGAGGGCATTATAGTAAACGACATAAACGAAGTTGCTCATTCCGCTGGACATGGCTGCTTTGCCCAGAGTGATCATGCCCACTTCGCCGATCTCGACTAATGCCATCGCGACAAATGGGGCTGTATCTGTCGATGAATCCAGCTTCATCATCTTTCGGCAATGAGCCGGAGCGTGTAGGCGCGTTGCTGAAAATGACGCGCCGGGTTTTGAAGGGTTGTAAGATCCGTGGCGTCTGGTGACGACGACGATGCCGGATAAATGAAGGTGGTCGCAGTACGCTGTTTTGTTTGAGTCAGTGGCGGATGACACTAAacggaaaagaaaagaaaattgcatAAAAGATGAGAGAATTTTGTGAGATTACAGAATTTACAAATCAAATCGCTGAAATTACGAAGGCCATCATGGATTGTTGAATTGAAAGCTCTCTGAAACTCccaagttttatttatttattttttccccgTTATAGAGTTCAATTTTCGTTCATATAATCATACTTCTGCGACTCGATATAATTCGTTGATCGTCAAGTCCAAGGTCTACTGAAAGTCGATGAACCGTATAATCCCatttaaatttgacaaaaatggGATTCCctctaaaaataaagaaaaaaacaaaaatgggaTTTAGTAAAATACAATTGGCAAGTCAAATAATCAATacggtaattttttttaatacatatattaaCAATCAGctgatattatttcaaaaagaaaaagaaaaagaaaatcaatcagGTGATATTCTATCAGAAATTTAATGATCCACTGATGCGTGGTCCAAGTTTCACATTGAATGGGAAGCGGTCTACCCATTTGAGGGCATGGGTTATCTGgcattaaatataattttttttcttttctttttattttttaatgagatataatacaattaatatatttaccaTCACAATTCAGTTCAATATCTTCACAATAAAgcttggaattttttttgtcttcacAAATTGCTTACAAACACATTATACAATTAAAGTTcacaaatttctttgaaatttagaAGGACAGCAGTTCCACCCACAAATTAGTGATTAAATATAATGTTTAATAACAATGAAGTCattttttgaagtaaaaataTATCTCTTCTAAGCTCACCTATGTTATCTATGTTGGGCTGTGGCATGACAATACACCACCATCTCCAGTCGTCTTTGTAGTTGGCTATTTGCTAAATTGATGGAAACATTAGAAATAGGCTAAGAGGGGAATATGGTTACCAGCCAAGAGAGAGTGCTTTAACTGCTACTGCAAGAAAAGACACTGCCTTCAAGTTGATGTTTTATATTTGGTTTTAGCACGGTATTGAAAGCTTTTTTATGCGTCTTCAGTGCATCTTCGTTGCAGTAAAGGAGTCCTTTGACCGGCTGATATCAAGCTACAATCTTCATTATTTCGAACCAAGTCCTCCTCTTTCATTTGTCCCCACATCACAGTATAAAATCCAAGTGCAATTACAATTGATCCTATTACACTGCGATAATTAAACATTCAATTAAAGCACCATTACTCAAGTCTTTCTTCATTTGTCTGTCGTAAGAGAACGAAAAATAAGGCAACTAAGTTGCGACAGTGTTACATACCTGCCAAGATAGAGATTATAACCAAGGAAAATTACTGTCAGGACTACTGCAACGGCCATCCCCAATGGCTTGAACATAGCTACATACACGGGTCCCTTCTTCCGCAAGCACCAAGTATGAATCCCTATGCGGAACACACTCCCGAATATTGCCTAAAATTACCCCAAATCAGTAACTATCACTCCTAATAGTTAGAACAGAATGCAAGCCACATATTAACATTAGTCAGATCATGCCATAGAGAACTGTACCGACACACAATCATTTGGACTTCTGATGTGATCTCACCGTGCAAACTATGGCCATTATTTCAACACCAGTTGTCAATTTCCATGCATCTATATCATTTTCCACTATGACAGAGAAACAGAGAGCTTGGATTGTTATAAAGAATGTATAGAAGAAGACTACAGTCATTTCTTCTGGATACCCCCTAATTGTGGCTGCCTGCAAATAGAAAACCACACCAAAGATACACGGTTGTTATTAATGTGAAAATTCATTTGCAAGCATATTCTTTTCATGTGATTAGTCACAATTGTGGTTTAAATGAGATGCTTTCAATGGTTGAATATTCTTCAACAAGTGCTGGTAAAAGTTATTTGCATCGAGTCCATCCAAATATAATAACCAACAATGATACTAGAGGTTATACAGGCATTGATTGTGCTCGAATGTGAGTTTGTAAACTGAATGCCATTTACCTGAGCAACATTCCATATTGCAGACGAAATGCATACGAGAACAAGGAGAAGACCTCCTATGAGCCATTCTGATTGCTGTGAAAAAAGCAGCTTAGGATGATCAGGAGAGTCAGAAGTGGATGAAGCCATCAAGAGCAGTGGACCCCTATATAGAGTTATCATAAATGCCCCTGTTACTGCTACAGTAGCACCCAAGGTTTTGGCTTGACTGCTTGATCTCCTTAAATCGAGCTTCTCAATCctagaatttaaaaagttttaagtgaagcaaaaaatcttcaaacaagACTGAAATCATTGAACAACTGTTTGAATAACAGATGAGTTGACTAAGCATAATCAAATGATTCTCAATCATCAATATCTAAACAAGCTTTCAGCGTTTTATTCAACCTGAATATGACTGCAAGCAAGAAAGTGTAGATAGGAATAAGATTCGCCATAGCTGATGAAAGAGTTGGGGAACTGAATTTAAGACCAGTAAAGTATATTATCTGCCCCGAGCTCCTGCAACAAAAGGTTTGTCCTCAGTTATAAAATCCTGCAGATCTGAATTTCTAAATGCCAGATAATAACTACGTTACCCTATCAGGCCAAGGAGGAAAAATCTCCAAATGAGCGACCAAGTGAGAGAAGCACCCTTGTTCCTGCCAAAGACAAGAAAGGTTTATCAATCAAATCTGTGTATAACCTTCACTCAAAACCATTCAATTTTGGTAAGCTTGAAAGAAGCAGAAAATAGAACAAGTTTAAATACCTGCGGAACAGGAAGTAAGGGAGAAGTATGAGAGTACCAAGGGCATTATAGTAGACTACTGAAACAAACTTGTTCATCCCTTTTGTCAAGGCTGCTTTGCTTATTACTGATAGGCCAACATCCGTGCACTCCACCGTTACCATTGCCACAAAGGGTATTGCATTCTGCAACCAGGAAGCCAACGCCATTTTCCACCAATCCACTTGCAACTCTTCTAAAAGATGACAGCACAAATATCTCTGTGGCCAcgcaaataatttaatactaaGTGCTTAATTCGTGGACCTTGAGTAGAAAGCATtcttaaacaataattaatggTCCCAGACGAAAATGTTTCATAAATTGTTCTTTCAGGAGAGCGATAATTCAACGCCTCTGTCTATGTCAACTCGTATTAATGTGCGATGCGAGTGCCGGGTAAGGTCACATCAGATATGACAAATCATGTTGACAAACTCTCAATCAAAAGATAATCAGTATTCTTCTATAGTCACCATCTACGAGTAACAAAATATACTATCCTCaatttgcaaataaaatttatcggCGCtgtacaaaatttatatctgATCATGCTTATAACATGTTCCTGGAATTTCAAGACGTACAAAATTGGGACAATCAAGACACgatcatttacattatttcgAAAAATATGCAAAACATTGTATAGTTCAACTCCTTCGACGTTTTCTCCTCAAGAAAGTCATAGCAGTAAGAGATCCTCGGGAGGCTCTACCAGCATCGTTCCTAGCACTATCAGTACTGGTTGCATTTTGAACGACCGGATTCGGCTCTGTATCAAATGTGTCCGTCCTCCCCACATTTTCAAGTCCATTTGTTGCTTCTTTAGAGTTCGAACTGGTAGTCGAATCACCTAATCCAACATCACAGTGAACTCCATCTGAAGAATCAAAGCAAGTAGATGGACTCTCCCCAGTGACAACTGGGTCCTTAGCAGCAACTTGGTCCTCGCGTGTCTCACTTTCATCGTGACAAAACCCACCTCCCATTTTCATGTAATCTTTGGTGATTTCTGCCTCGAGAAAAGGATCATCACACGGGCTCACACTCGGCTGACCAATTTCCTGATCATCAATGCAGAATCCACCTCCTCTTTCAATATAGTCTTTATCAATTGAAGGGTCATCTGCCCTGTGCTGTTTCTTTCTGCTATAGTCAGCAGAAGCTTCGCCAGTTACACCATGAACCGAATCTTGCTTTGCTTCCTCTTCGTTAGAAGATTCTTTATTACTCAAAATCTTGCCAACATCAGCAATTTCTGGGTCATCGACATTGTAATCCACAGGCTTCCTGGAACGTGTTGACTGGGAAATACACATAGAAAAACAATACATTATGAATAAGATCTTTCGAAGCAAAAACCTCTCTCAGGTATACATGCATGATGCAGACCAGCATGTT contains:
- the LOC102607697 gene encoding WAT1-related protein At4g15540-like isoform X2, translating into MPQPNIDNIVSSATDSNKTAYCDHLHLSGIVVVTRRHGSYNPSKPGASFSATRLHAPAHCRKMMKLDSSTDTAPFVAMALVEIGEVGMITLGKAAMSSGMSNFVYVVYYNALGTFILLHYFIYNTYRSKGPVLTFSLLCKFFMLGVLGICLVQIFAITGIKYSSPTLASAMGNLIPGITFLLAVFFRMEKVAIRSRSSQAKILGTVVSIAGAFIVSLYKGPPLLGFSSPSNSNIQLPVSEYSNWALGGLLLTVTCFSSATWKIFQAAVLKEYPDKINLVFFSCFFGTIQCAVVSIIVERNPSAWKLQPGIQRTAVIYAAIVGTVIRSSIIAWCLQKKGPVFVALFKPLGTAIAVFMAVMFLGETPHLGSLIGAVVIAFGFYAVIWAQGKESNMTTGNVGSLESPNQKFPPLKNT
- the LOC102607697 gene encoding WAT1-related protein At4g15540-like isoform X1 gives rise to the protein MQFSFLFRLVSSATDSNKTAYCDHLHLSGIVVVTRRHGSYNPSKPGASFSATRLHAPAHCRKMMKLDSSTDTAPFVAMALVEIGEVGMITLGKAAMSSGMSNFVYVVYYNALGTFILLHYFIYNTYRSKGPVLTFSLLCKFFMLGVLGICLVQIFAITGIKYSSPTLASAMGNLIPGITFLLAVFFRMEKVAIRSRSSQAKILGTVVSIAGAFIVSLYKGPPLLGFSSPSNSNIQLPVSEYSNWALGGLLLTVTCFSSATWKIFQAAVLKEYPDKINLVFFSCFFGTIQCAVVSIIVERNPSAWKLQPGIQRTAVIYAAIVGTVIRSSIIAWCLQKKGPVFVALFKPLGTAIAVFMAVMFLGETPHLGSLIGAVVIAFGFYAVIWAQGKESNMTTGNVGSLESPNQKFPPLKNT
- the LOC102607409 gene encoding WAT1-related protein At3g28050-like gives rise to the protein MALASWLQNAIPFVAMVTVECTDVGLSVISKAALTKGMNKFVSVVYYNALGTLILLPYFLFRRNKGASLTWSLIWRFFLLGLIGSSGQIIYFTGLKFSSPTLSSAMANLIPIYTFLLAVIFRIEKLDLRRSSSQAKTLGATVAVTGAFMITLYRGPLLLMASSTSDSPDHPKLLFSQQSEWLIGGLLLVLVCISSAIWNVAQAATIRGYPEEMTVVFFYTFFITIQALCFSVIVENDIDAWKLTTGVEIMAIVCTAIFGSVFRIGIHTWCLRKKGPVYVAMFKPLGMAVAVVLTVIFLGYNLYLGSVIGSIVIALGFYTVMWGQMKEEDLVRNNEDCSLISAGQRTPLLQRRCTEDA
- the LOC102607697 gene encoding WAT1-related protein At4g15540-like isoform X4; the protein is MQFSFLFRLVSSATDSNKTAYCDHLHLSGIVVVTRRHGSYNPSKPGASFSATRLHAPAHCRKMMKLDSSTDTAPFVAMALVEIGEVGMITLGKAAMSSGMSNFVYVVYYNALGTFILLHYFIYNTYRSKGPVLTFSLLCKFFMLGVLGICLVQIFAITGIKYSSPTLASAMGNLIPGITFLLAVFFRMEKVAIRSRSSQAKILGTVVSIAGAFIVSLYKGPPLLGFSSPSNSNIQLPVSEYSNWALGGLLLTVTCFSSATWKIFQAIVGTVIRSSIIAWCLQKKGPVFVALFKPLGTAIAVFMAVMFLGETPHLGSLIGAVVIAFGFYAVIWAQGKESNMTTGNVGSLESPNQKFPPLKNT